One region of Hydrogenobaculum sp. Y04AAS1 genomic DNA includes:
- a CDS encoding Lrp/AsnC ligand binding domain-containing protein has translation MDLLNDKAFPVSITELMELESESSIKAYIMIKAEPKEIPSIMIALSTFDGIRTADVVTGPYDIIVFAELKNQDELGRLVITKIHTLEGVKEAITCVVVRI, from the coding sequence ATGGATTTGTTGAACGATAAGGCGTTTCCAGTATCCATCACAGAATTGATGGAGTTAGAGTCGGAAAGCTCTATAAAAGCCTATATTATGATAAAAGCGGAGCCAAAAGAGATACCTTCTATTATGATAGCACTTTCTACTTTTGACGGCATAAGAACGGCAGACGTGGTAACAGGCCCTTACGACATAATCGTATTTGCAGAGCTTAAAAATCAGGATGAGCTTGGAAGACTTGTGATTACAAAGATTCATACGTTAGAGGGAGTGAAAGAAGCCATTACCTGTGTAGTGGTTAGAATATAA
- a CDS encoding GNAT family N-acetyltransferase: MEIHSFDVKDIDEVAKLYLKSYKNLEEYSYTHEEDVKVYINWLLRRDVAGLFVVKDGDKIVGFMAIDGNWYSKKYNKVVGAIHEIFVDSDYFNKGVGSMLMEKAIEYFKQRNLDLIELWVGDKNEKAMKFYEKFGFRKDGQYNFWVRMVKDI; encoded by the coding sequence ATGGAAATACATTCTTTTGATGTAAAAGACATAGACGAAGTAGCAAAACTATATCTTAAAAGTTACAAAAATTTAGAAGAATATTCATATACTCACGAAGAGGACGTAAAAGTCTATATAAACTGGCTTTTAAGAAGAGACGTAGCTGGGCTTTTCGTAGTAAAAGACGGTGATAAAATTGTGGGTTTTATGGCTATAGATGGTAATTGGTATAGTAAAAAATACAACAAGGTGGTGGGAGCAATACACGAAATATTTGTAGACTCAGATTATTTTAATAAAGGTGTAGGATCAATGTTGATGGAAAAGGCTATAGAGTATTTTAAGCAAAGAAATCTAGACCTTATAGAGCTTTGGGTAGGAGATAAAAACGAAAAAGCTATGAAGTTCTACGAAAAATTTGGTTTTAGAAAAGACGGCCAATACAACTTTTGGGTAAGGATGGTAAAAGATATTTGA
- a CDS encoding glycosyltransferase yields MKAIKLHSRTNIDYKEEFIEIPDYPVLVPDFLAKVLFEIVEEKELLSIRKSYLKHLNLSYLDKKPKKVLVLADLDAFSSVCLMPILKAIEKESQVDVYPFSNKDIYVGFGINTLKDIPSLDDILSYDVFYVLFEEDLTSYEFDTSNRISYFERFFDVEAITLEPFLEHKPSVFSTFINSQGFYKANIKNTSNIEKSITIPQNIFTKSSLNKIFDALKSSKVIITTHPAVAYICHVNKTPCVFMVGGFDKKVFGEISYVKCMEIPFVGALCSSPCMRISEGVCVEAKVRGSNLNPCMDIESIPDQIIQDAIEKSNKELVKEDTCKYCLEKAPMYLLDVLNADEYRECSACKSIIFSKKEPFFVEKGLSDWGILGFFSFYKDPIALSMLDKMHNIDIAYILKASKLKGSVLVYRAFNGEISHLLNYLGYETVNVEEDEELKKIGFVLFGTKYYDGAIEDVLSDIDIVLIPDIRTIDTGLLKIFKDKHILIGAPNKESILNTLGRYKSSFKSSLTPKAFINLFKHLGKDLFLYSSNELSQNSEYFGEFFSNILTLSTGISLSLFEHENFYKLKAKYGTYIYGSSFPIHQNSQRSIDYSKWNMYEKSVFKFHMTNRLSENEPYIEIYAKGPKGKVLITDHWELISNYPELFASKGYTVGVLRKDIPLNLDRLKNEVKAFNPDFMFFGFYGDLFFMRNETSWDYRTRDFWFKNFDVPIIALKVDHPFLGRAHLTREGLEILRKYKHKFAIIHHDKFLTECFRTLGIKAYWWNSNGFIMSNLNLSTQDDDIPKEEKIFDVIFPGSLHKPNEDFYKKYASYIECYKKDVSDIRKCLDIPCIEDGFFNQEFFDISTSVMSYVRAYATNALKDYYKDRFFTTDIVKIPYSRLKYLISSSKITFYIHSQGFSAVHDMIYEPPIYHSLPIVDYKEEAMILFKEHYKEITYTNIEDAIKKIDYYLSHEEERESLIKELRNIVLNYYRQDFRIDMIEYVLTQLKV; encoded by the coding sequence ATGAAAGCTATAAAACTACATTCAAGAACAAACATAGATTATAAAGAAGAGTTTATCGAAATACCAGATTATCCGGTATTGGTGCCTGATTTTCTTGCAAAGGTTTTATTTGAGATTGTAGAAGAAAAAGAGCTTTTGTCTATAAGAAAAAGCTATCTTAAGCATCTTAATCTGTCTTACTTGGATAAAAAGCCCAAAAAGGTTTTGGTGCTTGCTGATTTGGATGCTTTTAGCAGTGTATGTTTAATGCCAATACTAAAAGCTATAGAAAAAGAATCTCAGGTGGATGTTTATCCGTTTTCAAACAAAGATATATATGTGGGTTTTGGTATAAATACTTTAAAAGATATACCTTCTTTAGATGATATACTCTCTTACGATGTTTTTTATGTGCTTTTTGAAGAAGACTTGACCTCTTATGAGTTTGATACTTCAAATAGGATATCTTATTTTGAACGGTTTTTTGATGTGGAGGCTATCACTTTAGAGCCATTTTTAGAGCATAAACCAAGTGTTTTTAGCACTTTTATAAACTCTCAAGGTTTTTACAAAGCCAATATAAAAAATACTTCGAATATAGAAAAATCTATCACCATACCTCAAAATATATTTACCAAATCCAGTTTAAATAAAATCTTTGATGCTCTTAAAAGCTCAAAAGTTATCATTACCACGCATCCAGCAGTGGCTTATATATGCCATGTAAACAAAACCCCTTGTGTTTTTATGGTGGGTGGGTTTGATAAAAAAGTTTTTGGTGAAATCTCTTATGTGAAGTGTATGGAGATACCCTTTGTAGGGGCTTTGTGTTCAAGTCCTTGCATGAGGATATCAGAAGGGGTTTGTGTTGAAGCAAAAGTTAGAGGTTCTAATCTAAACCCTTGCATGGATATAGAATCTATACCAGATCAAATTATACAAGATGCCATAGAAAAATCAAACAAAGAACTTGTAAAAGAAGACACTTGTAAATACTGCCTTGAAAAAGCACCTATGTACCTTTTGGATGTATTAAATGCTGATGAATATAGAGAGTGTAGTGCTTGTAAAAGCATCATCTTTTCTAAAAAAGAACCTTTTTTTGTAGAAAAAGGTTTATCGGATTGGGGTATATTGGGGTTTTTTAGCTTTTACAAAGATCCTATTGCTCTTAGTATGCTTGATAAAATGCACAATATTGATATTGCTTATATACTAAAAGCCTCAAAACTAAAGGGGAGTGTCCTTGTTTACAGGGCTTTTAACGGAGAGATATCCCATCTTTTAAACTATCTTGGTTATGAGACTGTAAATGTTGAAGAAGATGAAGAACTGAAGAAAATAGGTTTTGTGCTCTTTGGAACAAAATATTACGATGGGGCTATAGAAGATGTACTTAGTGATATAGATATTGTGCTTATACCAGATATAAGAACTATCGATACAGGATTGCTAAAAATCTTCAAAGACAAACACATACTAATAGGAGCTCCAAACAAAGAAAGCATCCTAAATACGCTTGGAAGATACAAATCATCTTTTAAATCTTCTCTTACACCAAAAGCTTTTATAAACTTGTTCAAACACCTTGGAAAGGATTTGTTTTTATATAGTTCCAATGAGCTTTCTCAAAATAGCGAGTACTTTGGGGAGTTTTTCTCAAATATACTTACTTTATCAACCGGCATAAGCTTATCTCTTTTTGAGCATGAGAATTTTTATAAGCTAAAAGCCAAATACGGTACATACATATATGGAAGCTCTTTTCCCATACACCAAAACTCCCAAAGGTCAATAGACTACTCAAAGTGGAATATGTATGAAAAATCTGTGTTTAAGTTTCATATGACAAATAGGCTTTCAGAAAATGAGCCTTACATAGAGATCTACGCCAAAGGTCCAAAAGGCAAGGTGCTTATCACAGATCACTGGGAGCTTATATCAAACTATCCGGAGCTTTTTGCATCAAAAGGCTATACGGTGGGGGTTTTAAGAAAAGATATACCTCTAAACCTTGATAGGCTTAAAAATGAAGTAAAGGCTTTTAATCCAGATTTTATGTTTTTTGGATTTTACGGCGATCTATTTTTCATGAGAAATGAAACCTCTTGGGATTATAGGACAAGAGATTTTTGGTTTAAAAACTTTGATGTTCCGATAATAGCTTTAAAAGTGGATCATCCTTTTTTGGGACGTGCTCATCTAACAAGAGAAGGGCTTGAGATACTAAGAAAATACAAGCATAAGTTTGCCATAATCCATCACGATAAATTTTTAACAGAGTGCTTTAGAACCCTTGGTATAAAAGCCTATTGGTGGAACTCAAACGGCTTTATTATGAGCAATCTAAACTTATCCACCCAGGATGATGATATACCAAAAGAAGAAAAAATATTTGATGTTATTTTCCCCGGAAGTCTTCATAAACCAAACGAAGATTTTTACAAAAAATACGCTTCTTATATAGAGTGTTATAAAAAGGATGTATCTGATATAAGAAAATGTCTTGATATACCTTGTATAGAAGACGGATTTTTTAACCAAGAATTTTTTGATATATCAACGAGTGTTATGTCTTATGTAAGGGCTTATGCTACAAACGCATTGAAAGATTATTACAAGGATAGATTTTTCACAACAGATATTGTAAAAATACCCTATTCAAGGCTAAAATATCTAATATCTTCTTCAAAGATCACATTTTATATACACTCCCAAGGTTTTAGTGCTGTACATGATATGATATACGAACCACCAATATATCATAGCTTGCCTATTGTGGATTACAAAGAAGAAGCGATGATACTATTCAAAGAGCATTACAAAGAAATCACTTATACAAATATCGAAGATGCCATTAAAAAGATAGATTATTATCTTTCCCATGAAGAAGAAAGAGAATCTTTGATAAAAGAACTAAGAAATATAGTATTAAACTACTACAGACAAGATTTTAGAATAGATATGATAGAGTATGTTTTAACTCAGTTAAAAGTTTAA
- the hemA gene encoding glutamyl-tRNA reductase, which yields MAGDIYAVGLNYKTAAVELREKLSCDTSELDSILHILKASTNVKEFMLLSTCNRLELYAYASNEKFVLDAFRRYAEIKNQSVDNSHLFLKAGKEAVAHIFKVASGLDSMVIGEPQIVAQFKEAFFKAKASGTTGKVMNRLCQNALHASKRVRYETGISKSAVSVSYAAVELAKRIFGELKNHKVLLIGAGEMGELAAIYLQRSGASIYISNRTYERAVSLAEKIKANVIRFDEIEQFLYEFDVVLVSTGAQGYVITKDVVSKAMKKRYYKPIFLIDISVPRNIEPSCADLDSVFLYNVDDLKEVVENNLSNRIQEAKKGEFIILDEADKFYKWLENLELEPIIINMLDYTKNGSKDCKKIVYRAIKLIRENKEYTPLVFELLGIKFKAKEIDYGFVER from the coding sequence ATGGCAGGTGATATATATGCTGTAGGACTTAACTATAAAACAGCTGCCGTAGAACTTAGGGAAAAATTAAGTTGCGACACTTCAGAGCTAGATTCTATTTTACACATATTAAAGGCTTCTACCAACGTTAAAGAGTTTATGCTTTTGTCTACTTGCAATAGACTTGAGCTATATGCTTATGCTTCCAACGAAAAATTTGTTTTAGATGCTTTTAGAAGATACGCCGAAATAAAAAACCAGTCTGTTGATAACTCTCATCTTTTCTTAAAAGCTGGAAAAGAGGCTGTAGCTCATATATTTAAAGTTGCCTCTGGTCTTGATTCTATGGTTATAGGAGAGCCTCAAATAGTAGCGCAGTTCAAAGAGGCGTTTTTTAAGGCAAAAGCTTCAGGAACCACTGGCAAAGTTATGAATAGGCTATGCCAAAACGCTCTACATGCTTCTAAAAGGGTAAGATACGAAACCGGTATAAGCAAAAGTGCGGTATCTGTTAGTTATGCTGCGGTAGAGCTGGCAAAACGTATTTTTGGTGAGCTTAAAAACCACAAGGTACTTTTGATAGGTGCTGGAGAGATGGGGGAGCTTGCAGCTATATACCTTCAACGCTCTGGAGCTAGCATATATATATCAAATAGGACTTATGAAAGGGCGGTAAGTTTGGCAGAGAAGATCAAGGCTAATGTAATAAGATTTGATGAGATAGAACAGTTTTTATACGAGTTTGATGTAGTTTTAGTTTCTACCGGTGCCCAAGGATATGTTATTACAAAAGACGTTGTATCAAAGGCTATGAAAAAAAGGTACTATAAGCCTATATTTTTAATAGATATATCTGTGCCAAGAAATATAGAACCATCTTGTGCTGATTTGGATAGCGTTTTTTTATACAATGTAGATGATTTAAAAGAAGTAGTAGAAAACAACTTATCAAATAGGATTCAAGAGGCTAAAAAAGGTGAATTTATAATATTGGACGAAGCTGATAAATTTTATAAATGGCTTGAAAATCTTGAGTTAGAGCCTATAATTATAAATATGTTAGATTATACTAAAAATGGCTCAAAAGATTGTAAAAAAATAGTGTATAGAGCAATAAAACTAATTAGGGAAAACAAAGAGTATACACCTTTAGTTTTTGAGCTTTTAGGTATAAAATTTAAGGCAAAGGAGATAGATTATGGATTTGTTGAACGATAA
- a CDS encoding biotin/lipoate A/B protein ligase family protein, whose product MIVFVVPYLKATTSVALFHALAKKQIECIVITEPSDTCVSLGYFDNANRFLDFNCCKTHNIPIIRRYTGGGTVLLHPGQVFYQFIFSKSNKTIPFKMEDVYKYFSNIIIEVYKSLGINAFYRAIADIVVNDKKISGQGAGDIENMLVFVGNILMDFDFDTMANIISYVKDKHRFKTILKEHITTIKDENINIAKEDVVNVFIDVLRSKFSNLEILSLPQDILDFAKSLEIELTSYDVITEDTGKEHKVFKIKENYFIDPNTLERVIL is encoded by the coding sequence TTGATAGTATTTGTAGTACCATATTTAAAAGCTACTACGTCCGTGGCTTTGTTTCATGCATTAGCAAAAAAACAAATAGAATGTATTGTTATAACAGAACCATCTGATACTTGTGTTAGTCTTGGATATTTTGACAACGCGAATCGTTTTTTAGATTTTAATTGCTGCAAAACCCACAACATACCAATCATAAGAAGATATACCGGTGGGGGAACTGTGCTTCTTCATCCAGGCCAAGTTTTTTATCAATTTATTTTTTCTAAAAGCAACAAAACAATCCCTTTTAAAATGGAGGATGTTTACAAGTATTTTTCAAATATCATAATAGAAGTTTATAAGTCTTTGGGTATAAACGCTTTTTATAGAGCTATAGCAGATATAGTTGTAAACGATAAAAAAATATCTGGTCAAGGGGCTGGGGATATTGAAAATATGCTTGTGTTTGTAGGAAACATACTTATGGATTTTGATTTTGATACGATGGCAAATATAATATCCTATGTAAAAGATAAACATCGTTTTAAAACAATTTTAAAAGAGCATATTACCACGATTAAAGATGAAAATATAAATATTGCTAAAGAAGATGTTGTAAATGTTTTTATAGATGTTTTGAGATCCAAGTTTTCAAATTTAGAAATACTTTCTTTGCCTCAAGATATCTTGGATTTTGCGAAAAGCTTAGAAATAGAGCTTACATCTTACGATGTTATAACAGAAGATACCGGTAAAGAACATAAGGTATTTAAAATAAAAGAAAATTATTTTATAGACCCAAACACTCTTGAAAGAGTTATATTATGA
- a CDS encoding proline--tRNA ligase, producing MRWSRYFLYTTKEEPSETEAASHRFLTKAGFIKQVASGIYELTPIAFRVLKKIENIVRDEMDKAGAQELLLTILNPAELWKETGRWDYYGNELFKLKDRSDRDYCLGPTHEEEITDLVRKTVRSYKQLPLNLYQIHTKFRDEKRPRYGLIRGREFIMKDAYSFDTDEESAKNSYDIMVKAYKNIFKRLNLNILMVKADVGQIGGKSSHEFVAITKYGEALIAYCENCGYAANTEIVELKKPNVEKEPPLVLEEVYTPNIKTIEELSSFLNVAKSKIIKSVLYIKEDKPIMVLIRGDKKIDEKKLERLFGTDEFRLAEDDEVLRLLNTEKGFIGPFVEGKDIEIIVDNSLYNASNMVVAFNKPHYHYKNANIDFENFVDVAQVEENDPCPECGSPLKVAQGLELGHTFLLGTRYSLPMKAFFTDKDGVEKPVVMGCYGIGISRLIAALVEQYHDEKGIKWPLPVAPFQVLISCVNTSDDIQYSTSEHLYKSLTQEGIEVLFDDRDVSPGVKFNDADLIGIPYRIVVGKKAKDGLVEVVDRHTLKAVDVPIDKVLDYIKDILNVNGR from the coding sequence ATGAGATGGAGTAGATATTTTTTATACACCACAAAAGAAGAACCCTCTGAAACAGAGGCAGCTTCTCATAGATTTCTTACAAAAGCAGGTTTTATAAAGCAAGTGGCTTCTGGTATATACGAGCTTACACCCATAGCCTTTAGAGTGCTTAAGAAAATAGAAAATATAGTAAGAGATGAGATGGATAAAGCTGGGGCTCAGGAGCTACTACTTACTATATTAAATCCAGCGGAGCTTTGGAAAGAAACCGGAAGATGGGATTATTACGGCAACGAACTTTTTAAGCTAAAAGATAGATCCGATAGAGATTACTGTCTTGGTCCTACCCATGAAGAGGAGATTACAGATTTGGTAAGAAAAACCGTAAGATCTTACAAACAACTTCCTTTAAACCTATATCAGATACATACAAAGTTTAGAGATGAGAAAAGACCTCGTTATGGGCTTATAAGAGGAAGAGAATTTATTATGAAAGATGCATATTCTTTTGATACAGACGAAGAAAGTGCCAAGAACTCTTACGATATCATGGTAAAAGCATACAAAAACATCTTTAAAAGACTAAATTTAAATATATTGATGGTAAAAGCTGATGTTGGTCAAATAGGTGGAAAAAGCTCTCATGAGTTTGTGGCTATTACAAAATATGGCGAAGCGCTGATAGCTTATTGTGAAAACTGTGGCTATGCGGCCAACACCGAGATAGTGGAATTAAAAAAACCAAACGTAGAAAAAGAACCACCGTTAGTTTTAGAAGAGGTATATACTCCAAACATTAAAACCATCGAAGAACTCTCTTCATTTTTAAATGTAGCTAAAAGCAAAATTATAAAATCTGTGCTTTATATAAAAGAAGATAAACCTATTATGGTGCTTATAAGAGGGGATAAGAAGATAGATGAGAAAAAACTTGAAAGACTTTTTGGTACAGATGAGTTTAGATTAGCAGAAGATGATGAGGTTTTGAGGCTTTTAAATACCGAAAAAGGTTTTATAGGTCCTTTTGTGGAAGGTAAAGATATAGAGATAATAGTGGATAACTCTTTATACAACGCTTCAAATATGGTAGTGGCCTTCAACAAGCCTCATTATCATTATAAAAATGCAAATATTGATTTTGAAAACTTTGTAGATGTAGCCCAAGTAGAAGAAAATGACCCTTGCCCAGAATGTGGCAGTCCTTTGAAGGTGGCTCAAGGATTGGAGCTTGGACATACATTTTTACTTGGTACCAGATACTCTTTGCCTATGAAGGCGTTTTTTACAGATAAAGACGGTGTAGAAAAACCTGTTGTAATGGGATGTTATGGTATAGGTATATCAAGGCTTATAGCAGCTTTGGTAGAACAGTATCACGATGAAAAGGGTATAAAGTGGCCGTTGCCTGTGGCTCCATTTCAAGTGCTTATTAGTTGTGTAAATACTTCAGACGATATTCAATATAGCACATCAGAGCATCTTTATAAAAGCCTAACACAAGAGGGTATAGAAGTGCTTTTTGACGATAGGGATGTATCACCTGGAGTTAAGTTTAACGATGCAGATTTAATAGGTATACCTTATAGGATAGTAGTGGGTAAAAAGGCAAAAGATGGTCTTGTGGAAGTGGTAGATAGGCATACTTTAAAAGCCGTTGATGTTCCAATAGATAAGGTATTAGATTACATAAAGGATATTTTGAATGTAAATGGCAGGTGA